The DNA segment TGACAGGATTAGGTGTCGGTGGCACCGATTCAACTAGGGTCTGGACAGAtctagaggaagagagagggtgAAAAAGAGGGGTGGCAGTCGGTGGCAAAACGAGGTGGTAGGACTTCGATGAGCGACAAAATGGGACGGAAGCGGCCGGATCCAATTTAGGTGGAGGCGAACCACCACTACGCGGGGTCACGGGCCACGAAGCATGAGGCACGCGAGGTAAAGGAGGATGAGGTCACCTGCGATGGTGAGGCGCCACAGGGCAGACACAGAGGCGATGATGGGGGAGCGACGGAAGACAGGACAGGGCAATTTGGGAACGAGAGGGTGTTTCTCCTCTAAAACGACTTGGAACAGAGAGGGTGGAGGCAGTTTTGTTCAGGCCAAAACAGAGAATGGTTTCATGGAGAATTGCCTTGAATTCACCCTATTTGGATCACTCATGGCTGAGTTTGTGGGGGAACCGTCCAGAtagtattataattaatcattaagttgttattttcttaatcacgactataatgattaatcagaatatcatcatGGTAGTCTTGACATGTGTTTTGTatccaagatcgaaacacatgttTTTTCAACATATGctatcacaacaaagcttaataaagaacaagtaattaacattgtattacaagttcttaagtatttacaatttctaacaatttacaacaaaagagaagtagGAGGACAATAAATAGACCAACTACtagacaaaagagaaactacgcaatAGAagacaaaaaattataaataacaaaagataggtggagATATATGCCTTTAGGCTCCACCCCGAAATAACGTCACCCGAGTAGTTACCTACCCATGCTCGCCACCAACgtcggcgggcgtgaagtagcaaAAAACTAGCGCCTACtcgccggtagcacctgaaagagcagcgtgagtacgaaggtactcgtaaaacttaatccataataggtacatataaataacccgccTTCAAGAATCATGCAATTGGAGGTTAGCAAGAAAACGACCACATGATTGAATAAATTTATACAAAACGTAGCTTTGACTCAAGTATGTATGCGCCTACACCTAATCAACTACACATTTCTATCTAGAGAGCAATATCATAAACACAATTGTGATGGAgccaacataaacatatatatgaatagaaccatctcaaccataaCCCAACATACTATACCATATTgtcccacattcgtgactctacgactgctacaaatggacagaagcatgctcataaccgaaagcgcagcaattcaaattgtttttacatcctGCAGGATACTTCTTTACCATAAgacttgaggatcatacggcttgcatgaccacacaggtccacacaaggtGATACTCATGTCAATCTTTCCTAAGTAAGCTTCGACTAATTGAAACATACGCCTCTAGGTGTTGATGGTCATTTAGAACTACTAatagagcaaactagatacctcttaCAAGTCTATTATACTGATAACACCTGAGACACTCAAACCAAAGGATCATAGCTACACGAGATATTTGACTTATCGCTCACATATGCGACATGTGATaagcacgaaaagtgctaaagctaactgcaacaacgatcggtgcttaaccgattcAGGCAGGCCTATGGCATTCAAGACTCCATTCTCGATCCACCCCTAACGCCcgcccaaacctcatctcaaccTCACGACTCATATATCCCAACATCAATACAATTTTCTTTGTGTACaagtaagtaagccctaagctcgcaaacGGAGGTTGAACcgccgcttgacttctaccgatgaaCAATGTATTACTAAGTATTTTGGTTAATTTttgaagttagacatcaacaatatcataTCGAGATTATAAGAATAAGgatcaacaacaacatcaaaatagaggtaatgcaatcaacataggttctacctatataAACTGATATTGGACCATctaatcatgcaaacatacataaaacataatttatcaaattcgACTGTATATGATtcaaagtagtaggttgagtatgcttagatgcttttCTCGATAATTTCTTACGTAGTGACGTGTAAGACACTATCTAATAGCTACTCCCATGTTTGTTTGCATAGGAAATATAATTAAGCTGGCATACCTTGCAGTTGAATAATCATCAACTAGCAGTCAGCTAGTAGCTGCTTGAGCTGACGGGTACTGCAAGAAGAAGCTACAGCAGCAGGCGGCACATGCGTCGACCCTCAACTGAAAGCCAAAACCGGATCGACTTGTGAACTGCATACATGCAGAGACAAAGAATGCAGCCACTTTCTTTCTTCGTCACAGCGACCATTGCTATCTATATGTGCGTGTGCCTGTGTACACATTTTGGTCCTGGACACCCTTCCTTCTTTCTTGTTCCTGTTCATGGTTCCCATCAAGCAGCCCAATATATCCTGCTGTGTCCACAACATAGTTGACTGAACAATGCAAGTAAACGATTCGACAGTAGTCACGATCGAtctgcatatatacataattgGGCACTGGTTGTGCATGCGTGTGTACGTACATTGTATTGTATCAATCTTACATATCCTAGTCATCGTAGATAGATACCTCCATCTTCCTCCTACCTAGCTAGTACCTTGAAATCAAATCAAAGCAGCAGCTAGCTCTAACATAAATCCACCCATCGAAGACGGACGGATCGAGATGGACACTTGAGATATATATTTcgctacgtgaaaaaaaaaatattattggtAAATAATAATCagtattagtgacggatcttaTATCTGTTACTCTTATCGCGTTATTAATGATAGATCATTAGTTATAGGTGATGACTCGTCATTAAtattcagttattagtgacgagtcgtaacTGTAACCTGTTACTATTGACcgaacattagtgataggttgtaATTTTGACCCGTTACCAATGACtgatgaacatttttcgtatttttagaaaaacaagtcaaaaaaatatttttttattcgagccatcccaacgcaggctTATCTCAtctcatatgcctcacaagccataTTTTTTCgtattattttcaaatttcCGTTCTATGagaatcgaacccgcgacctcctTCTCATGTGTAGctaccttaccacctctgctatcacgtagttgtgataaaaatcagataatttattcttttaatcttctttgctaaaggtcattagtgacacgtcatAATTATAACCCTAATTTTGCCAAGtttcgtcgagggttataatttgattgGTGACTCGGAGTACATtcagtaaaacgagcataacttttatatacggactccgatttcgatatttttttttactctatggacatctcaaaaaaattatatccaTTTCTCTCCAATTTTGTTGGGTTCagagaatttttcgaggccaacaATGActaaagattgagttcttgccttGAAAGTTTCTGCACTGTTTTTAAAATGcacgtttgtgtctatagctatcacaccttacatcaaatttgagcagaaatgtacaatattttatattctagtgctgctgagatgagaaaaaaataagagaaaaataaaataaaaataaaaaaatatttgcgaataccgtcattagtaaCCGGAGTTGATCATTATTGACGAATTGCAAGTTAACTCGTCACTGATAAGTGAATCATTAGTGATATATCAAGttgtgactcatcactaatgactggcctaggacgactcgtcactgatgatcttatcataatattactaatgactgacctaggacgatccgtcactgatgaccttattaTTAGtgcttgatctgtcactaatgactagtctaagatgacccgtcattgataacctaatcattagtgataggtcacaatttgatctgtcactattatcatcagtgacggatcatgttacgacccatcactaatgagattAGTGAAGGGTTTATATCAGTTTTCGATCAGAAGGGatattagtgacgcgtgttaagcagccgtcactaatatgaTATATCTTTTGTTCGTTTTTTAAGTAGTGCATGTACTATAGTACTAAACTTGACAAAATTAtagaatatacatatatatatatatatatgtatgtatgtatatacatacatacatatatatatatatatatacatacatacatatatatatacatatatatatacatatatacatacatacatacatacatacatacatacatacatacatacatacatacatacatacatacatacatacatacatacatacatacatacatacatacatacatatatatatatatatatatatatatatatatatatatatatatatatatatatatatataccatgtcaaactatatttatataaatattcgTGCCTAATGGAGTATATATCTTCCTACCGGTAGCTGCATGTGCAGTAGCTACCGAAGAGGACGTTCACAATTGACAATTCATGTCTTCAGAGGCAAAGTTGTGAGTTCACCATCGGAGCCGTCACGCCGAAGTGCAGGCCTGCAGTTGTGCAAGCTCCGTGGTTTTTAGCAGAGTTGTTGGTGTCCAGAGCAAGTTGCTCCTCGTCGATGTGCCTCTCACGAGAGGTGCCAAAGAAATTTTGTTGTTGGTATAGGGTTGGAAATTGGACAGGTGAGTTTGAATATTTGTGGTTTCTGTATTTGATGGGTTCGGGTCTATATTTTTGCCTCTAAAATTAGTCGGGTTAGGCTTGGGTTTTAAATTTTACCTGTGGGTATCTACGAGTTGCTCTGGATGTTAGATGCAGTGTAACCCAGCCCACACCACCTAGCTTAGCTTAGCTAGGGTTCTCCTTCCCCAATCCCCACCGCATCACACCCAGTCACACACCGCATACCCGAATGCCAGCTCTTGAGTTCTCTACCACCGCCGCTTGACAGCTGCCGCCACGTGTCCGGCTGCCCAACGACCATCGCATTGCTGAACTGAACCTAGCGGGTGCCCGAAATCCGATTAGCGTACGACGGGTTTGGGTTTCAATTTTCTCTCGTTTGGTAATTCGGGTTTGGGTTGGGGCTAGCGGGTTCAGCTTGGGCATGGTTTTGCTCCATCCAGACCGATCTGACCTATTGCCAACCCTAGCTATCGGCTTTCTGCATTTTGCTCTTTATCACTGACAAGCTGAATGCCTATCTCTCGCCTTTGCCATTCTGAAGTCGATGGTCAGAGGCTCTAACAGTGTCTACTCGccgtgggtttttttttttggactgTGGTAAAGCGTGTGGTTCATCGTGCTGCTACTTCTATCCTTCTTTCTCAAGATTCGTGCAATGATGATCCTTCATAGTGTCTAGACTGTATCCGTGTTTGAAGCGTCTGTGTGTCAAAAGGTTTGAGACTGGCGTTGGTCAGATTGGCAGCAATGGCGCATTGATCCTCTTCTTATCCATGTGGTATTGCTGCTATTGgaggtctttggtgattggggCATAGTTCTGGTGAGCTGCCTGACGATATGGCTTGCGCGGTGATCGCAACCGCTCCAGTCTCACTAGGCCGCTTCAGCTCCCCTCCCCCTTGCCGGATGGGTCTCTTTCCCCCGATATGTCCCACGAGGAGCTTGATGGTATCATGATGGCTCCGTTCGCGGCATGGTCTGGTGATTTTGGTTAGGTTGACCGCATTGGTACTCTAGTCCTCTTCAATGTCTTACAGGCTTCTCTGATCAGATTTGTCTTTCTCCTAAATGGCTAAATCTGGCTCGTAGGGAGCTTTGCGGCAACAATGGCATCAAAGACAGAGCACTATAGCTACTAGAGTTCACAAAACtatagaatatatatatcaGGTCAaactatatttatatatatattcgtaGCTAATGGAGTATCTACCAGTAGCTGCATGTGCAGTGGCTATCGAAGAGGACGTTCAGTTCATTACATCCTCAGTATCCTTCATTCTTTCCCCCTTTTTGTGCCCCTTTTTTAGCAGATGAAGCATCAATAATCATGGAGACCTAGCGTCAgtattttcttcttccttttttggaGGGGGCGAAAGAGCATATTATTCGATGTATTTCCACACGTGCTGTCGTGGGTTGCTAGCTATTCACTTACCTCCTTGCGTCATTGTCCTTTCTCTTCACACTCCTTGTGTGTTGTGGCCTGTGGATATCGCCATAGACCATAGTATCTTTTGGTCTCTCTCCCACACAAATGTATCATATATGATTCTTCGTCTATGCGAGATAGTTTTATTCTTCGTCGCCGTAAGTAAATATGATACCTAGTTGACATTGCTAACAAAACTATCAAGGAATTCCTAAGGTTTTGGGCGAGATGACCCGCCATCGAGGAATCCTGGTCCGTAGCGCCTGGTATGAGCCTCGTGGAGAAGCAATGGCCGCGCATCCGTTTTCTTGCTCGGGAACGAGACCAAATATAACACCGGGGCTAAGGGTCAAATTGGTAATTTTTCTTACATCTCCCCCCCTGGGGCCCAGGTATCATATACGCCGCCAAAATAAAGAGCCCATTTTATATAGCAATCCCTGATCAAAGAGAGACGGGCTTCCGCCTGAGCTTCCAAGGATAAAGGTAGCTATTCCCTTTGCTTTCAATCTGTCTTGTGGCTTGACATGCCGCGAATCCTCTTGAAAGAGAGGGGTCCTTAGAGCAGCTTTAGTGTATAATTTTAACCAAAGGTGCTAGGTACTAGATGTTGTTGTTTATTCTTAGCGCTAGATGCTCAACTTGGCTCCCGGTAGACATGGTCAAATGGGTCGTGTCTATTGGGTGGATCGAGGTCCAGCACCGTAGGCACGATCCGAGTCGAGCTGGATCGGATCGGCACTGCACGAGGCTATAAATTGTATCTGGGCTAAGCACGCGGCACGGTATGACCCAACTAAGTCGGGTTGGCACGGATGGGCACAACCCGACCCGGCACGTGTAGATTCGactattttatattttctatatatatttttaattttgctgttatttttatctattttctatattttatctcatttttatctcttttctatatatttttaaaaatttgtagctattttttatttttattttttcaggcCGCTCATGGCACCGTGCCTGTCGAGCCTATCGAGCCGGCCGTACCGCTAAACTGCAATCGTGCCCGAATCAACCCGGTATGGTACGATATATGACGGATCCTACCGTAAGCCGAGGGCGTAGCACGCGGACCGACACGACACGACCCATTATACTAGCCAGGCTTATCAAACCGTGCCTAATCGGATCCATACCAGATTGATCCGACTAACCCATTTAGCCATATCTAGCTCCAGATACTTAGATAGCACCGGTTGGAAGTTCTGCTCCCATGTACTGCAGCTTTGCCATCTCTATCCCTCTCCTCCTAGCACCATCTAAACACACACACTAGAGCAGCCCTTAGGGCATCGCTTTCCATGGGCCGGTCGACAAATGGATTCTCTTACCATGTTTTTGATTCCAGATCATCTATCAGGCTCAACCTAGTGGTGAATTGTCTGAAAAGACAGCCCTGTAAATAATAATATGGAACCACTCCAATCTAGCGATGAAAATAGTCCCGTCAAACTTAGGTGTGCCTTAGTCTTGCAAAATATGGATCTAAGATTTTAGTTATATTCCACTTTAATCTTGGATGTCATGTATGAAAAAAGATACTATATGGAACTGATATTTTGGCCTTGTAAAGTTGGTCCGTCGGGCTTTCTCTAATTAATACTCTCCTCCCgtcgttttaaaaaataatttgcttCTACCTTCTTTCTAAAATAGATTTCATCCTAAAATACAGATAGTTaaactttaaaatttttaaccattaatatacataaaaatattataaaaaatgatgaaaaaCTAGGAAAGCAGGCCCATTATTGATGTTAGAGCCATTGTTTCATGTCCCGTATTTCATTGGCTTTCCCGAATCATTGTCAGGTCGGCTCTCTCTCCACCGCCCGCCGCGCCGACCacgcctccacctccacctctcccCTCGATCCAGAtccacccccacccccctcttcctcctcccctagGCGGCGTCGGCGTTGGGTGGAGATCCCTCCCTCCGGACCTGGATTGATTCCCTCTCTGTGCTGGTAAGGAAACCTGgcctcgctcgctcgctcgctcgcttggatggatggatggttCGTTTGGCTCTCAATAATCTCTCCTTTGATATGCGATCCCTAAAAATCAAATCTTTCTTCTCCGTTCCAATCCCTACAGTTTGTCCCTGGTGATTGCAGCAGGATTCCTGGGCATTCAGTATACATGGGTTCAAAATCGGTGGACCAGGTGCttgatgccgccgccgccggggtccATTACTCGGCACTCCGTCTGGATGAGCTGAACCTGGAACAACCAACGACGTCAGGCCTGGAGAATGGGTACCAGGAGCCATTTGTTATTGGTTCGTATACAATGACGCGCGCTGCTCTATCCACCTATTTGTTGCGTGTAATTCAATAGAATATCAATCGCCGCGCATAGTGTAGCCTGTTCGCCCTCGAATGCGGCACCCTCTAATGCGGTTTCGGTTGCAGGTGTCGCTGGAGGCGCATCTTCAGGTAAAAGTACCGTGTGCAGAATGATCATCGATCAGCTACGTGACCAGCGTGTAGTCGTTGTTACTCAGGTTTGTGTTAAACCTTCGGTTCTATTTTCTGATTCAACCTCACATCTTGTGGCATGGGTGCGATCGACAAACATGCTAGTTCAGCATTACCAACCTACATAGTATGCTATACTGCTAGACACCCAAAAAATGACCGTCAATGCTAAATACCACATTGTCATATGCACTTTCCAATCTTACGAGCAATAAGACTATTTCCTTGGAATATTGCAGGAATCCTTTTATTATGGACTGTCTGATGAGGAATTAGTCCATGTTCATGATTATAACTTTGATCATCCAGGTACAATTCACCCTTTCATGAGAATTTGATGTCCTAGTGGCAAGAGATGTGCACTGACTGTGCTGCTTCTTCTGTCCTGTTTTCAGATGCATTTGATACAGAGTTACTACTATCTTGTATGCAAAACTTGAAACGTGGCAAAGCTGTTGACATTCCTAGTTACAACTTCAAAACATACAAGAGTGTCTCAAATGCAAGGAAGGTACTACTTTAAGTTTAGTGCTATTCATAACCTACCCCACCTGATAAACTGATGGTTTCCAAGTCCTGAGTTTTATAGGACTCTGAATATAGCCGTACATTTCCAATAAATATCTGTGCATTATGCTGAAGAATTTACAGTGTTATAATTCTCCCTATAATAACTTGCTTGGAAAATATGATTGCAAGAAAATGCAGTAGGGTAAGTGTTAGCTGACACAATATTTAGCTAACACCCTTTTTCTTCATATCTATATCATCTTGTAACATTTGCTGCAAAAAAAGTTGGCTTTCTTCTTAGTATTTACATATTTCTCTTCACGCTATTTATTCATTTCTGTAATGCTTGATTTGTACAAGCAACCATAATTTTACCACTTCCGCCAGGTTAATCCCTCGGATGTGATTATTTTGGAAGGGATTCTAGTTTTTCACGATTCACGTCTCCGGGATTTGATGAACATGAAGATCTTCGTTGACACAGGTATCAATAATTCTCCGCTTTATAAGCTGGtaatattttcttgtctctcGCTCCTATCTATCAATATATCGGAAATTCACTAGAAGTGTTTCATTCTTATCTGTTTTGttgaattataaatatattatacgGCGTTCTTAATAATTTCCCTCATTTCGTGATAAAAAAGTTTATGGATCATTTCATTTATAAGTTCATTTGTATCAATTCGTAATTATATTGAAGTCATTTCACGTTTATTTGATACACTGTTCACATAGGGATTGGTGATAATCTTGCTGACATATCATTAAGAGATATGCTTTATGCCATGAATTTCTTAGAGGGTTTGCTGCAAACTGCAGCAATGAACATAATCAAGATGCCGTAAATTATGATATCAAGAGATGTCCTCCTGATTTGTTGTAGCTTTGTTTCAGTGCCATACATTGAACGTAATATTGCCTGTCAGTAGACTCTAGGCTTTCAATACACAGAAATTGGTTTCATGGGTGTGTACCATTTCTTGTTATTTACAATCACTTCTATTAATTTCTCAGATGCTGACGTACGATTAACAAGGAGGATCCGTCGTGATACCATTGAGAAGGGTAGAGATATCAAAGCAGTGTTGGATCAGGTTACATATAATCCACTATTGCAATTTTTTGTTTTCCATTAAGTTTAACAGCATTCAGTTCATCTTGAATGTCCGGTTTTTTCatctaaaaatgttttttttttggtggcaTTAAGGTATTTACAAAGGGTTATCTGTTATCTACACATGGTCTTGATGCTTTTATTAATTTTAGCATTCAATGCAACTCTTTTTCTGCAGTACTCAAAGTTTGTTAAGCCTGCTTTTGAAGACTTCATCCTCCCAACGAAGAAGTATGCTGATATTATCATCCCACGAGGTGGAGATAACGATGTGGCAATTGACCTAATTGTTCAGCATATTCGCACCAAACTTGGACAACATGATCTTTGTAAAATACACCCGAATTTGTATGTAATACAGACTACCTACCAGGTAcgtaatgtaaatatatattttccatTTTTGTTAAAGCTGCTCGTTGTTTAATATCCACATACCTACCAGGTacgtagtgttttttttttcattttgtatAACTGTTGGATTGTTCATGCTGCTTTCCTTCAGATACGAGGCATGCACACAATAATACGAGATGCTGCAACAGCAACACATGATTTCATATTTTACGCTGATCGGTTGATTCGATTGGTcagtatatacatgtatttgaTGAGTTTTCTTGTATATGGGTTCACATGGTAGCTTGAATTTCCCTGTGGAAAATAGGTCGTCGAGCATGGTCTTGGTCATCTTCCTTTCCAGGAAAAGCAGGTCATAACCCCGACCGGTAAGTAGTATTGCACGGTGGTCACATATATTTCTCTGAATTCTTTTATTGCGTATAAGTTATCTCTTCAAATGCAATGGGAATACTACTCGATAGTTTGCGTTAAGGTGCTAATTTTGCACCAATACATGATTGGATAAAGTGTTATGTCCTAATGTTTTTCCCATCAAATTCAACTATTCAAGTTACATTTTTTACAGTATTCTGTACCTGTTTCCAAAAATAAGTTTCCTGTAGATACTAATATGTTGCCACATTTTGCTCTAAGTGTGTAAGGGCTGCAGTATCATGGTTGtgtgtttctcttttgtttgcATTATGCAGTGTTTGATGTTGTACATGCACATACTTGTCAGATTTATCTCGTTGAAATTCTCAACAAGAACTTGCATCTGATgcaaatgcacaaatattattAGTTAAATATATTGCCCAGATAACAAATATTCAAGAGAACGCGGTAAAGTTCAAATCTTATATGATTGTTGAGTCCTGACACGGTTGTTGGATGCTACCACTGTTATCATCCTACTTGCTCCTTTAATATGATTTATCTTTATTAGCTACTTCCATTAGCTTGCACACAAGCAAAAAATAACGGTCATTTGCTTAGGATTTTAAACTTTATATTCAAAGTTAAATTTAAAACTTCTCAGAACAATATTTTTACTGGTCCAGGCCAGTATGGCAAGAATGCTGCGACTGTTTTAATTGCCTATTGAGACATTAATATATGGATGAGCAAATTTTTTAGAGTTAAAGGGGTGACACCACGGTCTCATTGCATTGCAAAGGACCATGCGTTTACAGCACCATATTAAACCATTTACGTTCAAGCTCACAATTGAGCATACAAAGTTTGTGTAAAAGTGCGAATTTGACTTGCTACACATGATTTATCTCGCTTGTTTAGTGTTGCATACGAAAACTTTGGCATGATTGGTACAAATAGGCGATGATATTCTTATGGTTAGTGGAGACAATGATTTATGATTTATCTACCTCCATACTTGATAATTCCGTTCTCTTGTAACATGCCTAGTTGCTGAGTTACCTGCACATGTACTCTGTACGGTTCAGTAAGTACTTTATATATTTTCGCTGATGCACTTTCTTATGCATTCAGGATCTGTTTACACTGGTGTGGACTTCTCTAAAAGATTGTGTGGTATCTCAGTGATTAGGAGGTAGTAactttttctaaaatattttcttcatatgctttttgaattttgagtctCTAATTGAGTTAATGACTTTGGCACTCACATAAGGGCAAAAAATTCTTGATTTTGTACCATGATAATATGTCAATGATATCATTATGTTGATACTATGCCCGAGACAGCTTTTACAAAAATGATACAGAGGCACTTTACAAGTGCTCCACACTTGGCGATATTGAGAACTTGGTTTTCAGTCTCCTTTATCTTTACCGTATGATATTTCTCCTACAAATACAATATTGTTGAATCATCTATTAAACATGCTTTGTTGAACCACTCACGAACtataatttaattcattattaagGCGTCTATGATAAAACACACCATACATCCTTGAATAAAAATGCATTTTGTTAATGATTTTCTACAATTGTTTTCCAGTGGCGAAAGCATGGAGAATGCACTGCGGGCATGCTGTAAAGGTATAAAGATTGGGAAGATTCTTATTCATAGGGAAGGAGACAATGGGCAACAGGTTTGGTTTAATCAACTTTTACCATTTATTTTGGGTGAGCCAAATTACTAAGATCTAAATTTCTTTGCAGCTCATATATCAGAATTTACCGAAAGATATTGCAAATAGGCATGTTCTGCTGTTGGACCCCATACTGGGAACAGGTTCGTTTATGATTCCTACATACCTATGCACTGACTACACTACTTTCCATGTGAATGAAATAAAATCCCAATCACCCTCTCCTCCATGCACATGAGTACTATCCTGTCTAATTGCATAACAAAATAGAACTGACATTCTTTTTTTGAGGGCAAAGCACCTTGAATAGGATGCAACGTCCCTTCTGCC comes from the Phragmites australis chromosome 22, lpPhrAust1.1, whole genome shotgun sequence genome and includes:
- the LOC133904447 gene encoding uridine kinase-like protein 3 isoform X1; amino-acid sequence: MSRISLAFPNHCQVGSLSTARRADHASTSTSPLDPDPPPPPSSSSPRRRRRWVEIPPSGPGLIPSLCCRIPGHSVYMGSKSVDQVLDAAAAGVHYSALRLDELNLEQPTTSGLENGYQEPFVIGVAGGASSGKSTVCRMIIDQLRDQRVVVVTQESFYYGLSDEELVHVHDYNFDHPDAFDTELLLSCMQNLKRGKAVDIPSYNFKTYKSVSNARKVNPSDVIILEGILVFHDSRLRDLMNMKIFVDTDADVRLTRRIRRDTIEKGRDIKAVLDQYSKFVKPAFEDFILPTKKYADIIIPRGGDNDVAIDLIVQHIRTKLGQHDLCKIHPNLYVIQTTYQIRGMHTIIRDAATATHDFIFYADRLIRLVVEHGLGHLPFQEKQVITPTGSVYTGVDFSKRLCGISVIRSGESMENALRACCKGIKIGKILIHREGDNGQQLIYQNLPKDIANRHVLLLDPILGTGNSAVQAISLLLKKGVQEANIIFLNLISAPQGVHVVSKRFPRVKIVTSEIEFGLNDDFRVIPGMGEFGDRYFGTDDYQSSTPFFCDDKNRVRLL
- the LOC133904447 gene encoding uridine kinase-like protein 3 isoform X3 encodes the protein MSRISLAFPNHCQVGSLSTARRADHASTSTSPLDPDPPPPPSSSSPRRRRRWVEIPPSGPGLIPSLCCRIPGHSVYMGSKSVDQVLDAAAAGVHYSALRLDELNLEQPTTSGLENGYQEPFVIGVAGGASSGKSTVCRMIIDQLRDQRVVVVTQESFYYGLSDEELVHVHDYNFDHPDAFDTELLLSCMQNLKRGKAVDIPSYNFKTYKSVSNARKVNPSDVIILEGILVFHDSRLRDLMNMKIFVDTDADVRLTRRIRRDTIEKGRDIKAVLDQYSKFVKPAFEDFILPTKKYADIIIPRGGDNDVAIDLIVQHIRTKLGQHDLCKIHPNLYVIQTTYQVVEHGLGHLPFQEKQVITPTGSVYTGVDFSKRLCGISVIRSGESMENALRACCKGIKIGKILIHREGDNGQQLIYQNLPKDIANRHVLLLDPILGTGNSAVQAISLLLKKGVQEANIIFLNLISAPQGVHVVSKRFPRVKIVTSEIEFGLNDDFRVIPGMGEFGDRYFGTDDYQSSTPFFCDDKNRVRLL
- the LOC133904447 gene encoding uridine kinase-like protein 3 isoform X2 — translated: MSRISLAFPNHCQVGSLSTARRADHASTSTSPLDPDPPPPPSSSSPRRRRRWVEIPPSGPGLIPSLCWIPGHSVYMGSKSVDQVLDAAAAGVHYSALRLDELNLEQPTTSGLENGYQEPFVIGVAGGASSGKSTVCRMIIDQLRDQRVVVVTQESFYYGLSDEELVHVHDYNFDHPDAFDTELLLSCMQNLKRGKAVDIPSYNFKTYKSVSNARKVNPSDVIILEGILVFHDSRLRDLMNMKIFVDTDADVRLTRRIRRDTIEKGRDIKAVLDQYSKFVKPAFEDFILPTKKYADIIIPRGGDNDVAIDLIVQHIRTKLGQHDLCKIHPNLYVIQTTYQIRGMHTIIRDAATATHDFIFYADRLIRLVVEHGLGHLPFQEKQVITPTGSVYTGVDFSKRLCGISVIRSGESMENALRACCKGIKIGKILIHREGDNGQQLIYQNLPKDIANRHVLLLDPILGTGNSAVQAISLLLKKGVQEANIIFLNLISAPQGVHVVSKRFPRVKIVTSEIEFGLNDDFRVIPGMGEFGDRYFGTDDYQSSTPFFCDDKNRVRLL
- the LOC133904447 gene encoding uridine kinase-like protein 3 isoform X5 produces the protein MDGWIPGHSVYMGSKSVDQVLDAAAAGVHYSALRLDELNLEQPTTSGLENGYQEPFVIGVAGGASSGKSTVCRMIIDQLRDQRVVVVTQESFYYGLSDEELVHVHDYNFDHPDAFDTELLLSCMQNLKRGKAVDIPSYNFKTYKSVSNARKVNPSDVIILEGILVFHDSRLRDLMNMKIFVDTDADVRLTRRIRRDTIEKGRDIKAVLDQYSKFVKPAFEDFILPTKKYADIIIPRGGDNDVAIDLIVQHIRTKLGQHDLCKIHPNLYVIQTTYQIRGMHTIIRDAATATHDFIFYADRLIRLVVEHGLGHLPFQEKQVITPTGSVYTGVDFSKRLCGISVIRSGESMENALRACCKGIKIGKILIHREGDNGQQLIYQNLPKDIANRHVLLLDPILGTGNSAVQAISLLLKKGVQEANIIFLNLISAPQGVHVVSKRFPRVKIVTSEIEFGLNDDFRVIPGMGEFGDRYFGTDDYQSSTPFFCDDKNRVRLL
- the LOC133904447 gene encoding uridine kinase-like protein 3 isoform X4, with the translated sequence MDGCRIPGHSVYMGSKSVDQVLDAAAAGVHYSALRLDELNLEQPTTSGLENGYQEPFVIGVAGGASSGKSTVCRMIIDQLRDQRVVVVTQESFYYGLSDEELVHVHDYNFDHPDAFDTELLLSCMQNLKRGKAVDIPSYNFKTYKSVSNARKVNPSDVIILEGILVFHDSRLRDLMNMKIFVDTDADVRLTRRIRRDTIEKGRDIKAVLDQYSKFVKPAFEDFILPTKKYADIIIPRGGDNDVAIDLIVQHIRTKLGQHDLCKIHPNLYVIQTTYQIRGMHTIIRDAATATHDFIFYADRLIRLVVEHGLGHLPFQEKQVITPTGSVYTGVDFSKRLCGISVIRSGESMENALRACCKGIKIGKILIHREGDNGQQLIYQNLPKDIANRHVLLLDPILGTGNSAVQAISLLLKKGVQEANIIFLNLISAPQGVHVVSKRFPRVKIVTSEIEFGLNDDFRVIPGMGEFGDRYFGTDDYQSSTPFFCDDKNRVRLL